One genomic window of Burkholderia humptydooensis includes the following:
- a CDS encoding type I polyketide synthase, with the protein MEQVALIGSRLRLPGADTVDAFWQNVLAGRDCIDSLSDAQLLAAGVDPALSGLPDYVKRAGVLADVDRFDYRFFGYTFREAQAIDPQQRVLLTLAHQLLEQVGAPSRDVGVYTSVGFPHYLLNNLSTQPPGRVALSDVVFGNSGDCASTRIAYKLDLHGPAMSIQSGCSSALIALHNARIAILTGQCRMALVGAAAIRTPQTEGYLYQRDGVLAKDGVCRPFDARASGTVFTNGAVVLALKALSAAQRDGDDIIGVIRGSAINNDGQRKSGYTAPSVAGQSEAIRRAYERSGIGPETIGYVETHGTGTALGDPIEIQALKDAYGGDAGAGGGARCALGSTKANIGHTDVAAGLAGVLKAALCVKHAVKPPLAGFERANPNLPLDGSPFYIPSTPEPWPNAEGQPRRAAVSALGVGGSNAHVILEQAPQRDLSRCVDTGPLLMSAQTPHALDALDAQYDDTLARQALPRGDARYTSQLFHRHLPEKRAFVFDASGGRRRVAPSGDWRHAHAALLFPGQGTQYAGMGRALYARGGQFRATFDDCADRFVREGCADPRELLNADDARIRDTAVLQPYLFTLEYALGATLLAMRLPVAAAIGHSLGEYVAATLAGVFDLADAIAIVAIRARIMSRAPRGAMLAVLVEEARVTAFLDEALSLCAVNSDTSCVVGGTEQAIDALAARLAGAGLASVRLQTSHAFHSHLMEASSREFAAAFDGVPLRAPRFPIVSNLDGRADLSERFATAGYWVDHLRRPVRFNDGLATLASLVPFGAWVEAGPGKSIANTLARMPLTEVACLSTMLPGSETALFDTLAAQCWANGIEIDWMPLYGDTRGNVVPLVPHPLDEISCWIDAPAKRAVADEAPEYEKQGDIDQWFYEYDWAPVQPDGEAAPEHAAARAPIADSVLLIGDASRDAARLAERVAQDAESFFVVDGAHPQALDGALATVAAQAAAKRVRISRVLIVVPSRCGGADTQADGTRDESGRALDAMLAMQRTFDALRNALPGKLDVALIAFSGARGDGGEPSVASAWIDSFATVVHQEFSRVVCRAVHVDAASAAGEADDAAARRCTIDSLAHACLRHPGRFLRIRDGRLIERGLKRGGARVANAHPAPDAPDATPKSPRTVLVVGGAGNVGMIYATFFSTVVGADVAIVSRRASAFADSLRDPSAATDRALRRRKALYERMVAAGGRIMFVDADATDPRQLERAARSVADAFGSLDLVVHAAGAPADMHYRTFDDTDVAYLDALVSPKLDVCANLHALTRSLRIARVMIVSSISATLGGIGLYGYAASHSLLNAYAQSASSAACRWTVIDWDAWEFFKDTRDEANDDVGIDHYAISEQEGLSVLERLYALGWPAHIVVASGDLIQRYRNWVLSERDDTPAAAQIVAPRPLLKDELVAPRTGTEAALAKLWSECIGVEPVGVRDNFFELGGHSLIALKLVDRINQTLDWDLSAVDMFKFPTIERLADANAAHAPDDAGDAGAPDGAGHDARDDAPHPPAQPDAGAHADRRRRHYYQSRKHSMESKSE; encoded by the coding sequence ATGGAACAGGTAGCACTGATTGGATCCAGACTGCGGCTGCCCGGCGCCGATACCGTCGATGCGTTCTGGCAGAACGTTCTGGCCGGCCGGGATTGCATCGATTCGTTGTCCGACGCGCAGCTGCTCGCGGCGGGCGTCGATCCCGCGTTGTCGGGCCTGCCCGATTACGTGAAGCGCGCGGGCGTGCTCGCCGATGTCGACCGGTTCGATTACCGCTTCTTCGGTTACACGTTCCGGGAAGCGCAGGCGATCGACCCGCAGCAGCGCGTGCTGCTCACGCTCGCGCATCAACTGCTCGAGCAGGTCGGCGCGCCGAGCCGAGACGTCGGCGTCTACACGTCGGTCGGTTTCCCGCATTATCTGCTGAACAACCTGAGCACTCAGCCGCCGGGTCGGGTCGCGCTGTCGGACGTGGTGTTCGGCAACAGCGGCGATTGCGCGTCCACCCGCATCGCGTACAAGCTCGATCTGCACGGCCCGGCGATGTCGATCCAGTCGGGATGCTCGTCCGCGCTGATCGCGCTGCACAACGCGCGGATCGCGATTCTCACCGGGCAGTGCCGGATGGCGCTCGTCGGCGCGGCCGCCATCCGCACGCCGCAAACGGAAGGCTATCTGTACCAGCGCGACGGCGTGCTCGCGAAGGACGGCGTTTGCCGGCCGTTCGACGCGCGCGCGTCCGGCACCGTGTTCACGAACGGCGCGGTGGTGCTCGCGTTGAAGGCGCTGTCCGCCGCGCAGCGCGACGGGGACGACATCATCGGCGTCATTCGCGGCTCGGCGATCAACAACGACGGCCAGCGCAAATCGGGCTACACGGCGCCGAGCGTCGCCGGGCAGAGCGAGGCGATTCGGCGTGCGTACGAGCGCAGCGGGATCGGGCCGGAGACGATCGGCTACGTCGAGACGCACGGCACGGGCACGGCGCTCGGCGATCCGATCGAGATTCAGGCGCTGAAGGACGCATACGGCGGCGATGCCGGCGCGGGCGGGGGCGCGCGCTGCGCGCTCGGCTCGACGAAGGCGAACATCGGGCACACGGACGTCGCGGCAGGGCTCGCGGGCGTGCTCAAGGCGGCGTTGTGCGTGAAGCACGCGGTCAAGCCGCCGCTCGCCGGGTTCGAGCGCGCGAACCCGAATCTGCCGCTCGACGGCTCGCCGTTCTATATTCCGAGCACGCCCGAGCCCTGGCCGAACGCCGAAGGCCAGCCGCGCCGCGCGGCGGTCAGCGCGCTCGGCGTCGGCGGCAGCAACGCGCACGTGATTCTCGAGCAGGCGCCGCAGCGGGATTTGTCGCGGTGCGTCGACACGGGGCCGCTGTTGATGTCCGCGCAAACGCCGCACGCGCTCGACGCGCTTGATGCGCAATACGACGATACGCTCGCGCGGCAAGCGCTGCCGCGCGGTGATGCGCGCTACACATCGCAACTGTTCCATCGGCATCTGCCGGAGAAGCGGGCGTTCGTGTTCGACGCCTCGGGCGGGCGGCGCCGCGTCGCGCCGTCGGGCGACTGGCGTCACGCGCATGCGGCGCTGCTGTTTCCCGGCCAGGGCACGCAGTATGCGGGCATGGGCCGCGCGCTCTACGCGCGCGGCGGGCAGTTCCGCGCGACGTTCGACGATTGCGCGGACCGCTTCGTGCGCGAAGGCTGCGCGGACCCGCGCGAGCTGCTGAATGCGGACGATGCGCGCATTCGCGACACGGCGGTTCTGCAGCCCTACCTGTTCACGCTCGAATATGCATTGGGCGCGACGCTGCTGGCGATGCGATTGCCCGTCGCGGCGGCGATCGGCCACAGCCTCGGCGAATACGTCGCGGCGACGCTCGCCGGCGTGTTCGATCTGGCCGACGCGATCGCGATCGTCGCGATCCGCGCACGCATCATGAGCCGCGCGCCGCGCGGCGCGATGCTCGCGGTGCTGGTCGAAGAAGCGCGGGTCACGGCGTTCCTCGACGAAGCGCTGTCGCTGTGCGCGGTCAACAGCGATACGTCGTGCGTCGTCGGCGGCACCGAGCAGGCGATCGACGCGCTCGCCGCGCGGCTCGCCGGCGCCGGGCTCGCATCGGTGAGATTGCAGACGTCGCACGCGTTTCATTCGCACCTGATGGAGGCGAGCAGCCGCGAATTCGCGGCGGCGTTCGACGGCGTGCCGCTGCGCGCGCCGCGCTTTCCGATCGTCTCCAATCTCGACGGGCGCGCCGACTTGTCGGAGCGCTTCGCGACGGCCGGTTATTGGGTCGATCACCTGCGTCGTCCGGTTCGCTTCAACGATGGCCTCGCGACGCTGGCTTCGCTGGTGCCGTTCGGCGCGTGGGTCGAGGCGGGGCCCGGCAAGTCGATCGCCAACACGCTCGCGCGGATGCCTCTCACCGAGGTGGCCTGCCTGTCGACGATGCTGCCCGGCAGCGAGACGGCGCTGTTCGACACGCTGGCCGCGCAATGCTGGGCGAACGGCATCGAGATCGATTGGATGCCGCTCTACGGCGACACGCGCGGCAACGTCGTGCCGCTCGTGCCGCATCCGCTCGACGAGATCTCGTGCTGGATCGACGCGCCGGCGAAGCGGGCCGTCGCCGACGAGGCGCCCGAATACGAGAAGCAGGGCGACATCGATCAATGGTTCTACGAATACGACTGGGCGCCCGTGCAGCCGGACGGCGAAGCCGCGCCGGAGCATGCGGCGGCGCGGGCGCCGATCGCCGATTCGGTTCTGCTGATCGGCGACGCGAGCCGCGATGCCGCGCGGCTCGCCGAGCGTGTCGCGCAGGATGCCGAATCGTTTTTCGTCGTGGACGGCGCGCATCCGCAGGCACTGGACGGGGCGCTCGCGACGGTCGCGGCGCAGGCCGCGGCGAAGCGCGTGCGCATTTCGCGCGTGTTGATCGTCGTGCCGTCGCGGTGCGGCGGCGCGGATACGCAGGCGGACGGGACGCGCGACGAATCCGGCCGCGCGCTCGATGCGATGCTCGCGATGCAACGCACGTTCGATGCGCTGCGCAACGCGCTGCCGGGCAAGCTCGACGTCGCGCTGATCGCGTTTTCCGGCGCGCGCGGCGACGGCGGCGAGCCGTCGGTCGCGAGCGCATGGATCGACAGCTTCGCGACCGTCGTGCATCAGGAATTCTCGCGGGTGGTCTGCCGCGCGGTTCATGTCGATGCCGCGTCCGCCGCGGGCGAGGCCGACGATGCCGCCGCGCGCCGGTGCACGATCGATTCGCTCGCCCACGCGTGCCTGCGCCATCCCGGCCGGTTCCTTCGGATTCGGGACGGCCGGTTGATCGAGCGCGGGCTCAAGCGCGGCGGCGCGCGCGTGGCGAACGCGCACCCCGCGCCCGATGCGCCCGACGCGACGCCGAAGTCGCCCCGAACCGTGCTGGTGGTCGGCGGCGCGGGGAACGTCGGGATGATCTACGCGACGTTCTTCTCGACGGTCGTCGGCGCGGACGTCGCGATCGTCAGCCGCCGCGCGAGCGCGTTCGCCGACTCGCTGCGCGATCCGTCGGCCGCGACGGACCGCGCGCTGCGCCGCCGCAAGGCGCTGTACGAGCGCATGGTCGCGGCCGGCGGGCGGATCATGTTCGTCGATGCCGACGCCACCGATCCGCGGCAGCTCGAGCGCGCCGCGCGATCGGTCGCCGACGCGTTCGGCTCGCTCGATCTCGTCGTCCATGCGGCGGGCGCGCCCGCCGACATGCACTACCGGACGTTCGACGATACCGACGTCGCCTACCTGGATGCGCTCGTCTCGCCGAAGCTCGACGTATGCGCGAACCTGCACGCGCTGACTCGCTCGCTGCGCATTGCGCGCGTGATGATCGTGTCGTCGATTTCGGCCACGCTCGGCGGGATCGGGCTGTACGGCTACGCGGCGTCCCATTCGTTGCTGAACGCGTATGCGCAATCGGCGAGCAGCGCGGCGTGCCGCTGGACCGTGATCGACTGGGACGCGTGGGAGTTCTTCAAGGACACCCGCGACGAGGCGAACGACGACGTGGGCATCGATCACTACGCGATCAGCGAGCAGGAGGGGTTGTCGGTGCTCGAACGTCTTTACGCGCTCGGCTGGCCCGCGCACATCGTCGTCGCGAGCGGCGACCTGATCCAGCGCTATCGCAACTGGGTGCTGTCCGAGCGCGACGACACGCCCGCCGCGGCGCAGATCGTCGCGCCGCGCCCGCTGCTGAAGGACGAGCTGGTCGCGCCGCGCACCGGCACCGAGGCGGCGCTCGCGAAGCTGTGGAGCGAGTGCATCGGCGTCGAGCCGGTCGGCGTGCGCGACAACTTCTTCGAGCTGGGCGGCCATTCGCTGATCGCGCTGAAGCTCGTCGACCGGATCAATCAGACGCTCGACTGGGATCTGTCGGCGGTCGACATGTTCAAGTTCCCGACGATCGAACGCCTGGCCGACGCGAACGCGGCGCACGCGCCCGACGACGCGGGCGATGCCGGCGCACCGGACGGCGCGGGTCACGACGCGCGCGACGACGCCCCGCACCCGCCGGCACAGCCCGATGCGGGCGCGCATGCGGATCGGCGTCGCCGCCACTACTACCAAAGCAGAAAACACAGCATGGAGTCGAAAAGTGAATAA